One Tripterygium wilfordii isolate XIE 37 chromosome 10, ASM1340144v1, whole genome shotgun sequence DNA segment encodes these proteins:
- the LOC120007989 gene encoding probable protein phosphatase 2C 77, which produces MEDFLWGFSIVSIVYVLRRLRKAMSKPPLSWVGQFLIDQPGEKATSASSESVIFSRENDQLPKGLPNFDVLINQGSNDDKATLIKSRKRPARLVLPETRPELDFGGMNNRELESREIEVEGRDFCLASKKGRRDVMEDGYSAIVDISGNPKQAFFAVIDGHGGCAAVDYVSENLGKNILKALENVGEEDVNEAIRGGYLVTDSEFLSKGVGSGACAASVFLRNGELNVANLGDCRVVLSRKGVAHTLTNDHSLRREDERLRIDNSGGFVCCRNGVWRIQGSLAVSRAIGDQHLKEWVISEPDIINFPLSSDCEFLIMASDGLWDKVSEQEAVDVVLGDDKNSVESCKKLVEISCSRGNMDDITVMVINLRNLI; this is translated from the exons ATGGAGGATTTTCTATGGGGTTTCTCTATTGTATCTATTGTTTACGTTCTTCGAAGGCTAAGGAAGGCCATGTCCAAGCCTCCTCTCTCATGGGTTGGCCAGTTTTTGATTGATCAACCGGGAGAGAAGGCTACTTCAGCATCCTCCGAGAGTGTCATATTTTCTCGGGAAAATGATCAATTACCAAAGGGTTTGCctaattttgatgttttgataaACCAGGGATCGAATGATGACAAGGCGACGTTAATCAAGTCTAGGAAAAGGCCTGCGAGGTTGGTTTTGCCAGAAACACGTCCGGAGTTGGACTTTGGTGGCATGAACAATAGGGAATTGGAGAGTAGAGAAATTGAGGTTGAAGGGAGAGATTTCTGTTTGGCTAGTAAGAAAGGGAGGAGAGATGTCATGGAAGATGGTTATAGTGCCATTGTTGACATATCTGGAAATCCTAAACAG GCATTTTTTGCTGTGATTGATGGGCATGGAGGTTGTGCTGCAGTAGATTATGTTTCAGAAAATCTTGGAAAGAACATCCTAAAAGCCCTAGAAAATGTGGGGGAGGAAGATGTCAATGAGGCTATTAGAGGAGGTTACTTGGTCACAGACAGCGAGttccttagcaag GGAGTAGGCAGTGGAGCTTGTGCAGCTAGTGTGTTCTTGAGGAATGGAGAGTTGAATGTAGCCAACCTGGGTGATTGTAGAGTAGTTTTGAGTAGGAAAGGAGTGGCTCATACACTGACAAATGATCATAGTCTTCGTAGGGAAGATGAACGTCTCCGGATCGACAACTCT GGTGGTTTTGTGTGTTGTCGCAACGGTGTGTGGAGAATTCAAGGATCACTGGCTGTTTCAAGGGCAATAGGAGACCAACATTTGAAGGAGTGGGTCATCTCTGAACCAGATATTATCAATTTTCCATTATCTTCGGACTGTGAGTTCTTGATAATGGCTTCTGATGGCCTCTGGGATAAG GTAAGTGAGCAGGAGGCAGTTGATGTGGTATTAGGAGACGATAAAAATTCAGTTGAGTCGTGCAAAAAACTTGTAGAAATATCTTGTAGCAGAGGCAACATGGATGACATTACTGTGATGGTGATCAACCTTCGAAATCTTATATGA